In Porites lutea chromosome 7, jaPorLute2.1, whole genome shotgun sequence, a single window of DNA contains:
- the LOC140943244 gene encoding probable tubulin polyglutamylase ttll-15 isoform X2, whose product MWPWKSSKRSSEFKYASDNSKYHPHPHLGFHMTQRMMYLMMGCLCFGVLLILINIYQLRSINAGLAVGDPEFGSSSRPIVWINGKNLRTGYLNHVIAVFSRIGYTRTESRNRLFDVMWSHDYPFGELKEMLQNLEPHQKINHFPGSGYITNKIKNHPQKLWVEKSNNHRGIRIKSLKELDLNKGSDDHFIQEYIANPLLIDKRKFDIGLYTVLTSIDPLRVYVYDQEVLIRFCEKDYYPFDPEDTKKYVVEDAYTQPWELPSLKKLWENGKYSRKLLLNTYLKQNGKDVNKMWNDIYKAIAEVYLRKEPDMIMAGATYRSTRNFFEMVRFDFILDADMKVWLMEVNMSPNLSSAAHSHNKLMYEQVVFNLLGLVGVATRLDHSLKYSSPSEKDMLVSDHDTQVLYETCSSKECSKSCYSEKCRLCYPCLRENEREFIKAAYLEHHHRGGYRRVYPLPLTHTGETRKDSPALSLSSPNQLMHQWFQAMCQRDISWCA is encoded by the exons TATGCATCAGATAACTCCAAGTATCATCCGCACCCTCATCTTGGATTCCACATGACTCAGCGTATGATGTACCTTATGATGGGGTGCCTGTGCTTTGGTGTGCTTCTTATTCTAATAAATATTTATCAGCTAAGAAGCATAAATGCTGGTTTGGCTGTTGGTGATCCCGAGTTTGGAAGCTCAAGCAGACCAATTGTTTGGATTAATGGCAAAAAT CTGAGAACAGGCTACTTGAATCATGTGATAGCTGTGTTCAGCCGCATTGGTTACACCCGGACAGAATCACGTAATCGACTTTTTGACGTCATGTGGTCACATGATTATCCATTTGGTGAACTTAAAGAAATGCTGCAAAATTTAGAACCTCATCAAAAG ATTAATCATTTTCCTGGATCAGGTTACATAACAAACAAA ATAAAAAACCATCCCCAGAAACTGTGGGTGGAGAAGAGTAATAATCATAGAGGAATACGAATCAAGTCTCTTAAAG AACTTGATCTGAACAAGGGATCTGACGATCATTTTATCCAGGAGTACATTGCTAACCCACTTCTCATTGATAAACGGAAGTTTGACATTGGACTGTACACTGTACTTACATCTATTGATCCTCTGAGAGTTTATGTCTATGACCAAGAAGTTCTAATTAG ATTTTGTGAGAAGGATTATTATCCATTTGATCCGGAAGATACTAAGAAGTATGTGGTGGAAGATGCTTACACACAACCCTGGGAG TTACCATCTCTGAAGAAACTATGGGAAAACGGAAAGTACAGTCGGAAACTTTTACTAAACACATACCTTAAACAAAATG GTAAAGATGTTAATAAGATGTGGAATGATATTTACAAAGCCATTGCAGAG GTTTATTTAAGAAAGGAGCCAGATATGATTATGGCAGGTGCAACTTACAGATCCACGAG AAATTTCTTTGAGATGGTTCGTTTTGATTTTATCCTTGACGCCGACATGAAAGTATGGCTTATGGAG GTGAATATGTCCCCTAACCTGTCTTCAGCAGCACATTCACATAATAAACTCATGTATGAACAG GTTGTGTTTAATCTTCTTGGTTTAGTGGGAGTAGCTACTAGATTGGACCATAGTTTGAAGTACAG CTCGCCTTCTGAAAAAGACATGTTAGTCAGTGATCACGACACCCAGGTTTTGTACGAGACCTGTTCAAGTAAAGAATGTTCCAAGAGCTGTTATAGTGAG AAATGTCGTCTATGTTACCCTTGTCTTAGGGAGAATGAACGAGAGTTTATCAAAGCTGCGTATTTAGAGCATCACCACAGGGGAGGATACCGTAGAGTTTACCCCCTTCCCCTG aCTCACACAGGAGAAACAAGGAAAGATAGTCCTGCATTAAGTTTGAGTTCGCCTAATCAGCTCATGCATCAGTGGTTTCAAGCCATGTGTCAACGCGATATATCATGGTGTGCTTAG
- the LOC140943244 gene encoding probable tubulin polyglutamylase ttll-15 isoform X1, producing the protein MWPWKSSKRSSEFKYASDNSKYHPHPHLGFHMTQRMMYLMMGCLCFGVLLILINIYQLRSINAGLAVGDPEFGSSSRPIVWINGKNLRTGYLNHVIAVFSRIGYTRTESRNRLFDVMWSHDYPFGELKEMLQNLEPHQKINHFPGSGYITNKVSLAVNHFPFIPPAFVIPKDSDKFLEEIKNHPQKLWVEKSNNHRGIRIKSLKELDLNKGSDDHFIQEYIANPLLIDKRKFDIGLYTVLTSIDPLRVYVYDQEVLIRFCEKDYYPFDPEDTKKYVVEDAYTQPWELPSLKKLWENGKYSRKLLLNTYLKQNGKDVNKMWNDIYKAIAEVYLRKEPDMIMAGATYRSTRNFFEMVRFDFILDADMKVWLMEVNMSPNLSSAAHSHNKLMYEQVVFNLLGLVGVATRLDHSLKYSSPSEKDMLVSDHDTQVLYETCSSKECSKSCYSEKCRLCYPCLRENEREFIKAAYLEHHHRGGYRRVYPLPLTHTGETRKDSPALSLSSPNQLMHQWFQAMCQRDISWCA; encoded by the exons TATGCATCAGATAACTCCAAGTATCATCCGCACCCTCATCTTGGATTCCACATGACTCAGCGTATGATGTACCTTATGATGGGGTGCCTGTGCTTTGGTGTGCTTCTTATTCTAATAAATATTTATCAGCTAAGAAGCATAAATGCTGGTTTGGCTGTTGGTGATCCCGAGTTTGGAAGCTCAAGCAGACCAATTGTTTGGATTAATGGCAAAAAT CTGAGAACAGGCTACTTGAATCATGTGATAGCTGTGTTCAGCCGCATTGGTTACACCCGGACAGAATCACGTAATCGACTTTTTGACGTCATGTGGTCACATGATTATCCATTTGGTGAACTTAAAGAAATGCTGCAAAATTTAGAACCTCATCAAAAG ATTAATCATTTTCCTGGATCAGGTTACATAACAAACAAAGTAAGCTTGGCTGTCAATCACTTTCCATTTATTCCACCAGCCTTTGTGATACCAAAGGATTCTGACAAATTTTTGGAAGAG ATAAAAAACCATCCCCAGAAACTGTGGGTGGAGAAGAGTAATAATCATAGAGGAATACGAATCAAGTCTCTTAAAG AACTTGATCTGAACAAGGGATCTGACGATCATTTTATCCAGGAGTACATTGCTAACCCACTTCTCATTGATAAACGGAAGTTTGACATTGGACTGTACACTGTACTTACATCTATTGATCCTCTGAGAGTTTATGTCTATGACCAAGAAGTTCTAATTAG ATTTTGTGAGAAGGATTATTATCCATTTGATCCGGAAGATACTAAGAAGTATGTGGTGGAAGATGCTTACACACAACCCTGGGAG TTACCATCTCTGAAGAAACTATGGGAAAACGGAAAGTACAGTCGGAAACTTTTACTAAACACATACCTTAAACAAAATG GTAAAGATGTTAATAAGATGTGGAATGATATTTACAAAGCCATTGCAGAG GTTTATTTAAGAAAGGAGCCAGATATGATTATGGCAGGTGCAACTTACAGATCCACGAG AAATTTCTTTGAGATGGTTCGTTTTGATTTTATCCTTGACGCCGACATGAAAGTATGGCTTATGGAG GTGAATATGTCCCCTAACCTGTCTTCAGCAGCACATTCACATAATAAACTCATGTATGAACAG GTTGTGTTTAATCTTCTTGGTTTAGTGGGAGTAGCTACTAGATTGGACCATAGTTTGAAGTACAG CTCGCCTTCTGAAAAAGACATGTTAGTCAGTGATCACGACACCCAGGTTTTGTACGAGACCTGTTCAAGTAAAGAATGTTCCAAGAGCTGTTATAGTGAG AAATGTCGTCTATGTTACCCTTGTCTTAGGGAGAATGAACGAGAGTTTATCAAAGCTGCGTATTTAGAGCATCACCACAGGGGAGGATACCGTAGAGTTTACCCCCTTCCCCTG aCTCACACAGGAGAAACAAGGAAAGATAGTCCTGCATTAAGTTTGAGTTCGCCTAATCAGCTCATGCATCAGTGGTTTCAAGCCATGTGTCAACGCGATATATCATGGTGTGCTTAG
- the LOC140943244 gene encoding probable tubulin polyglutamylase ttll-15 isoform X3: MTQRMMYLMMGCLCFGVLLILINIYQLRSINAGLAVGDPEFGSSSRPIVWINGKNLRTGYLNHVIAVFSRIGYTRTESRNRLFDVMWSHDYPFGELKEMLQNLEPHQKINHFPGSGYITNKVSLAVNHFPFIPPAFVIPKDSDKFLEEIKNHPQKLWVEKSNNHRGIRIKSLKELDLNKGSDDHFIQEYIANPLLIDKRKFDIGLYTVLTSIDPLRVYVYDQEVLIRFCEKDYYPFDPEDTKKYVVEDAYTQPWELPSLKKLWENGKYSRKLLLNTYLKQNGKDVNKMWNDIYKAIAEVYLRKEPDMIMAGATYRSTRNFFEMVRFDFILDADMKVWLMEVNMSPNLSSAAHSHNKLMYEQVVFNLLGLVGVATRLDHSLKYSSPSEKDMLVSDHDTQVLYETCSSKECSKSCYSEKCRLCYPCLRENEREFIKAAYLEHHHRGGYRRVYPLPLTHTGETRKDSPALSLSSPNQLMHQWFQAMCQRDISWCA; this comes from the exons ATGACTCAGCGTATGATGTACCTTATGATGGGGTGCCTGTGCTTTGGTGTGCTTCTTATTCTAATAAATATTTATCAGCTAAGAAGCATAAATGCTGGTTTGGCTGTTGGTGATCCCGAGTTTGGAAGCTCAAGCAGACCAATTGTTTGGATTAATGGCAAAAAT CTGAGAACAGGCTACTTGAATCATGTGATAGCTGTGTTCAGCCGCATTGGTTACACCCGGACAGAATCACGTAATCGACTTTTTGACGTCATGTGGTCACATGATTATCCATTTGGTGAACTTAAAGAAATGCTGCAAAATTTAGAACCTCATCAAAAG ATTAATCATTTTCCTGGATCAGGTTACATAACAAACAAAGTAAGCTTGGCTGTCAATCACTTTCCATTTATTCCACCAGCCTTTGTGATACCAAAGGATTCTGACAAATTTTTGGAAGAG ATAAAAAACCATCCCCAGAAACTGTGGGTGGAGAAGAGTAATAATCATAGAGGAATACGAATCAAGTCTCTTAAAG AACTTGATCTGAACAAGGGATCTGACGATCATTTTATCCAGGAGTACATTGCTAACCCACTTCTCATTGATAAACGGAAGTTTGACATTGGACTGTACACTGTACTTACATCTATTGATCCTCTGAGAGTTTATGTCTATGACCAAGAAGTTCTAATTAG ATTTTGTGAGAAGGATTATTATCCATTTGATCCGGAAGATACTAAGAAGTATGTGGTGGAAGATGCTTACACACAACCCTGGGAG TTACCATCTCTGAAGAAACTATGGGAAAACGGAAAGTACAGTCGGAAACTTTTACTAAACACATACCTTAAACAAAATG GTAAAGATGTTAATAAGATGTGGAATGATATTTACAAAGCCATTGCAGAG GTTTATTTAAGAAAGGAGCCAGATATGATTATGGCAGGTGCAACTTACAGATCCACGAG AAATTTCTTTGAGATGGTTCGTTTTGATTTTATCCTTGACGCCGACATGAAAGTATGGCTTATGGAG GTGAATATGTCCCCTAACCTGTCTTCAGCAGCACATTCACATAATAAACTCATGTATGAACAG GTTGTGTTTAATCTTCTTGGTTTAGTGGGAGTAGCTACTAGATTGGACCATAGTTTGAAGTACAG CTCGCCTTCTGAAAAAGACATGTTAGTCAGTGATCACGACACCCAGGTTTTGTACGAGACCTGTTCAAGTAAAGAATGTTCCAAGAGCTGTTATAGTGAG AAATGTCGTCTATGTTACCCTTGTCTTAGGGAGAATGAACGAGAGTTTATCAAAGCTGCGTATTTAGAGCATCACCACAGGGGAGGATACCGTAGAGTTTACCCCCTTCCCCTG aCTCACACAGGAGAAACAAGGAAAGATAGTCCTGCATTAAGTTTGAGTTCGCCTAATCAGCTCATGCATCAGTGGTTTCAAGCCATGTGTCAACGCGATATATCATGGTGTGCTTAG
- the LOC140943245 gene encoding F-box only protein 22-like — MSKERDRSYPFILCVPEILDMILRYLPARELRTTARVNILWRNISMRILHSRTSWSIYYLADKLITGNEIDTIIENMYTEPRLVIHLSHREIWFTRREPRRRRNEERQLVRSVFNLYSKLPPGCVTLGCTTERIVFQQPIDEFTPDQMLHLKAGHAFMCAPYMPGVKYHHVYLRTPKPPSASNWCAMFDLPADTPVKLVILIALSASRDFIPFIAAGIRETYGNQVVVFAGVGHDRLFIDGLVKRARVVAIFISGERFRACAGILNRGNNADFYTPAHELVEEARLEGFSPKFSLLFTSRFVHKGQAFYSSSQTAFKEGFSNIPMLGFYSYGEYCLTPSDSGITRINEYKRHMRYNSAIYCVCSHRNEAE, encoded by the exons ATGTCAAAAGAGCGTGATCGTTCGTATCCGTTTATCCTCTGTGTTCCAGAGATATTAGACATGATTCTACGATATCTTCCGGCTAGAGAACTACGCACAACAGCCAGAGTTAACATCTTGTGGAGGAATATTTCTATGCGCATTCTCCATTCACGTACCTCATGGAGCATTTATTACCTCGCTGACAAGCTCATCACAGGTAACGAAATTGACACTATAATCGAAAACATGTACACGGAACCACGATTGGTTATTCACTTAAGCCATCGAGAAATCTGGTTCACGAGGAGAGAACCTCGAAGACGAAGAAACGAAGAGCGCCAACTCGTACGATCTGTGTTCAATTTATACTCCAAGCTTCCGCCAGGATGCGTTACGCTTGGTTGTACTACCGAGCGTATTGTCTTTCAACAGCCCATTGACGAGTTTACCCCTGATCAGATGCTTCACCTTAAAGCTGGACACGCTTTCATGTGTGCACCTTACATGCCTGGTGTGAAATACCATCATGTCTATTTGCGCACACCAAAACCTCCTTCTGCAAGTAACTGGTGTGCGATGTTTGATCTGCCCGCTGATACACCGGTAAAGTTGGTGATCCTAATTGCATTGTCAGCGAGCAGGGACTTTATTCCTTTCATTGCTGCAG GAATCAGGGAGACATATGGTAACCAAGTGGTCGTTTTTGCCGGGGTTGGTCACGACCGTTTATTCATCGACGGACTGGTAAAAAGAGCAAGAGTTGTCGCTATTTTCATTTCTGGCGAACGGTTCCGAGCATGCGCCGGAATATTAAACCGCGGAAACAATGCCGACTTTTACACTCCGGCTCACGAACTCGTAGAAGAAGCGAGGTTAGAAGGATTTTCACCAAAATTCTCGCTACTCTTTACTTCTAGATTCGTTCACAAAGGACAAGCTTTCTATTCTAGCTCTCAAACTGCTTTTAAAGAAGGGTTTTCGAATATTCCCATGCTCGGATTTTATTCATACGGTGAATACTGTCTGACCCCGAGTGACTCTGGGATAACAAGGATTAATGAATACAAACGACATATGAGATACAACTCTGCTATTTACTGCGTGTGTTCCCATAGAAACGAAGCAGAGTAG
- the LOC140943246 gene encoding uncharacterized protein isoform X2 encodes MTLDNYMYILSSDLSKARSVIMDRQQEAEESCDPTEFKFRSRPLTAGGTGIENGIRFFTTAMHTLDRIEGALSEIEQTRTLVHQMIGEFSLAGSGVRVPRLTPEGGGQKKKLKPERKELTEKDVCTPRIHRRSRPKRNKTLLEICEEWKKKHPGITDDKFPDIS; translated from the exons ATGACGCTCGACAACTACATGTACATTCTGAGCTCAGATCTTAGTAAGGCCCGTTCTGTAATCATGGATAGACAGCAAGAAGCTGAAGAGAGTTGCGATCCTACCGAGTTCAAGTTTCGATCTAGGCCCCTTACAGCCGGTGGAACTGGGATAGAAAATGGTATTCGTTTCTTCACGACAGCCATGCACACTTTGGACAGAATCGAAGGGGCGTTGAGTGAGATCGAACAAACTCGGACATTGGTGCATCAGATGATTGGAGAATTTAGCCTGGCCGGGTCTGGTGTGAGGGTGCCGCGGTTAACACCTGAGGGGGGAGGTcagaaaaagaaactaaaacctGAAAGGAAAGAATTGACAGAAAAAGATGTTTGTACTCCAAG AATTCATAGACGCTCGAGACCAAAACGCAACAAGACGCTGCTAGAAATCTGCGAAGAATGGAAGAAAAA gcACCCGGGAATTACGGACGATAAATTTCCTGACATCAGTTGA
- the LOC140943246 gene encoding uncharacterized protein isoform X1, with translation MTLDNYMYILSSDLSKARSVIMDRQQEAEESCDPTEFKFRSRPLTAGGTGIENGIRFFTTAMHTLDRIEGALSEIEQTRTLVHQMIGEFSLAGSGVRVPRLTPEGGGQKKKLKPERKELTEKDVCTPRIHRRSRPKRNKTLLEICEEWKKNCIAVYTIRLEEYKP, from the exons ATGACGCTCGACAACTACATGTACATTCTGAGCTCAGATCTTAGTAAGGCCCGTTCTGTAATCATGGATAGACAGCAAGAAGCTGAAGAGAGTTGCGATCCTACCGAGTTCAAGTTTCGATCTAGGCCCCTTACAGCCGGTGGAACTGGGATAGAAAATGGTATTCGTTTCTTCACGACAGCCATGCACACTTTGGACAGAATCGAAGGGGCGTTGAGTGAGATCGAACAAACTCGGACATTGGTGCATCAGATGATTGGAGAATTTAGCCTGGCCGGGTCTGGTGTGAGGGTGCCGCGGTTAACACCTGAGGGGGGAGGTcagaaaaagaaactaaaacctGAAAGGAAAGAATTGACAGAAAAAGATGTTTGTACTCCAAG AATTCATAGACGCTCGAGACCAAAACGCAACAAGACGCTGCTAGAAATCTGCGAAGAATGGAAGAAAAA ctgtattgcTGTATACACCATACGCCTCGAAGAGTATAAACCTTGA
- the LOC140944454 gene encoding uncharacterized protein: MKDMFARHGIRERLIADNMPFNSLKFKNFASEREIEVVTSSLHYPSSNGLIERNKQTIKQLLKKVDGSKQDAFLALLEFHSSPINGMKESPAELLTSRKLRTRPPTPKYLLQPMPSPPAVAVPSTKSEKLL, from the coding sequence ATGAAAGACATGTTCGCGCGTCACGGCATTCGTGAGAGATTGATTGCTGACAACATGCCATTCAATAGCCTGAAATTTAAGAACTTTGCAAGCGAAAGGGAGATTGAGGTGGTTACTTCAAGTCTACACTACCCAAGTTCTAATGGGCTCATAGAAAGGAATAAGCAAACGATCAAGCAGCTACTTAAGAAAGTAGATGGGTCCAAGCAGGATGCATTTCTTGCTTTACTGGAATTTCACAGTTCTCCTATCAATGGCATGAAGGAGTCCCCCGCAGAATTGCTCACGAGTAGGAAGTTGAGGACGAGACCTCCAACTCCTAAGTACCTTCTTCAACCAATGCCAAGTCCGCCAGCAGTTGCTGTCCCGTCAACGAAGTCAGAAAAACTTCTATGA